A single window of Toxoplasma gondii ME49 chromosome Ib, whole genome shotgun sequence DNA harbors:
- a CDS encoding HEAT repeat-containing protein (encoded by transcript TGME49_207970) has product MALCTHPAAEGFSAIAGLRRQYKRDINCLEDSSRQCSLRALARLSALFQTRNNVSSQSPGSSASGSRSATRTPQQSMISEAECQTAPDNGSKNLLDSVSGTAETGGCSREDLFTFFLTDIYGPCLKLASDSKSDACREAAVNLIRMGIESAADPSDIAVFMSKKRLDFREARRTDAARESGSYASGQALVDSVHSRLSGHPFREPVEEIRGGLLLLLMSILRHSEPSLPRGNPEMLSGSPHDSIWPDNTAEDRNPYPVEGCEDTGVSEDLNHRQQGLNSEDAARKDEREERIPRGWQIRDDCADSLAQCATKALSDHDPHNKQLACRLVVLLARCIRFDSLSQKTAEKLASTLTLSLRHPQRKVRWHVLDALQYLLSSVLLGCDCLDKVMTSVSSLVEDEVAPAIRYKICAFVGFLFFTLPVRYLQPHMAKLLAFLLACIAAEDDHVKSYGARVLRNIALPCLHQLREAKPSAVEGSRSRRKRTCEYVDACPFSWANASAESPAGSSWSALLRFMLSLAEGETEQVNKQVLCFLESAALPEEPPGSQRESAGHPPALQRGPPTLSSALSRGKEVQVLSTRLLAETFEDKDISPAPSAMQVYLEVLKEVLSCVESIAILLPPPVWVAVAAKQMQLHPRVVAAYEEASETQSFEDAGCFTSLGSFTTAKRAQTAARHTPFSDETAGKSGEEEGTRASREQRRSAADAQERPSRASTASNRLYALLLLGRMLVTVDASKTGARARGEWRERDASFCVDLIGEVLQTALQGDGSAQTDCFETASAATEDARAFFAGHDTVRGSGGASDSKAADAHLAFVAVAAASVVTACRDSCPLRWPRLFAILLRLRVADSVPSRLVDTLIHLLSVYSGQAPLNMYCAYLAAFLEADQEPACRLNGASEPSSPESSLVAPWALSDPRRLILLHALQQLRVFSARSSVPRFSVDGLQGQSLSWEQTEEGLRASETAEEASARNAFTRGVTTGGVASPPILSSRAAATTFGEAGEGRKTEGERAHAEIQLTLKKTQNSEAQSQLNLDWVPGLLCVLKTQACPDTVAPAVRVDTLALLFELYANPELSSTCLKKYAPFVVGTLLLPNLRWRPGEANAKLRKAALACLAAVMDSLTGSAESEHSAGVAGPSSASCASSSSLSWTEDSSEDGGSEDLMFGIPKLDPQDGLATQTELGAGSPVPLLKPLLPCLLSCLEDDGQPDTRRLTADVLARLFSQLRGSLRSSSFGVSFACTSEAELFPSPPANHRTPPQRRECEQNASSPPSGRSQVVRGRRDRSYVALCSALYVALLQRLDDAREEVRCAAAQAICEMLLLLVEIEGDPEEDAAESRNASSERGEDDPVPSALGRDTCLDGESEGEDSTKGEGSGVFSARGETTSKDDKDEDLAATVTTAMKLAGHLDAELLRREVTAAVGQCLYSERYEALAEFAETLLEEKDAGLAHSVA; this is encoded by the exons ATGGCGCTCTGCACGCATCCCGCTGCGGAGGGGTTCTCCGCCATAGCAGGTTTGCGAAGACAGTACAAGAGAGATATCAACTGCTTGGAGGATAGCAGTCGCCAGTGCAGCCTAAGGGCTTTagcgcgcctctctgccttgTTTCAGACAAGAAACAACGTGTCTTCTCAGAGTCCCGGGTCGTCGGCCAGTGGGTCGCGGTCTGCAACGCGAACTCCGCAGCAGTCAATGATATCGGAAGCGGAATGCCAAACCGCACCCGACAACGGCTCTAAAAACCTGCTGGATTCGGTCTCGGGCACAGCAGAAACGGGTGGTTGCTCTCGGGAGGACCTGTTCACCTTTTTCTTGACTGACATTTACGGTCCGTGTCTCAAGCTCGCATCAGACTCCAAgtccgacgcatgcagagaagccgcCGTGAACCTCATACGAATGGGAATCGAGTCTGCAGCCGATCCGAGTGACATCGCCGTTTTCATGTCGAAAAAGCGACTCGACTTCCGCGAAGCAAGACGAACAGATGCCGCAAGAGAGTCGGGATCATACGCCTCCGGCCAGGCACTTGTCGACTCAGTCCACAGCAGACTCAGTGGACATCCGTTCAGGGAGCCTGTGGAGGAGATCCGCGGGgggcttctgcttctgcttaTGTCCATTTTGAGGCATTCAGAGCCGAGCCTGCCTCGAGGAAATCCGGAAATGCTCTCCGGTAGTCCACACGACTCAATATGGCCCGACAACAcggcagaagacagaaatcCGTACCCTGTTGAGGGATGCGAAGACACCGGTGTCTCAGAAGACCTCAACCATCGACAGCAAGGATTAAACAGTGAAGACGCGGCtaggaaagacgaaagagaagaaaggataCCTCGGGGCTGGCAAATACGAGATGACTGTGCAGACAGCCTGGCGCAGTGTGCAACGAAGGCTCTGTCTGACCACGATCCGCACAACAAACAACTCGCCTGTCGACTCGTCGTCTTGCTCGCAAGGTGCATCCGTTTCGATTCTCTTTCCCAGAAG ACTGCTGAAAAACTCGCTTCGACTTTGACTTTGTCTCTGCGGCACCCTCAACGGAAAGTACGCTGG CACGTACTCGACGCACTGCAGTACCTCCTGTCCTCAGTCCTCCTCGGCTGCGACTGTCTTGACAAAGTGATGacgagtgtctcctctcttgttgAGGATGAAGTCGCTCCGGCGATCAG GTATAAGATCTGCGCCTTTGTTGGATTCTTGTTTTTCACTTTGCCTGTTCGGTATCTGCAACCGCACATGGCGAAGTTGCTTGCCTTTTtacttgcatgcatcgctgCTGAAGATGACCATGTGAAGAGTTACGGCGCCAGGGTGTTGAGG AACATCGCGTTACCTTGTCTCCACCAGCTGCGAGAGGCTAAACCGTCCGCTGTCGAGGGGTCCCGGAGCAGGCGAAAAAG GACATGTGAGTACGTCGACGCCTGTCCTTTTTCTTGGGCGAACGCTTCCGCCGAGTCTCCCGCTGGTTCTTCCTGGTCGGCGCTCCTGAGGTTCatgctctctctcgcagaaggagaaactgaGCAAGTGAACAAGCaggttctctgttttctcgaaTCTGCCGCTCTTCCTGAAGAGCCTCCAGggagtcagagagagagcgcaggTCACCCACCTGCCTTGCAGCGCGGGCCGCCGACGCTCTCGAGTGCGTTgtcgagagggaaggaagtgCAGGTGTTGTCGACccgtcttctcgccgagACGTTTGAGGACAAAGACATTTCTCCGGCGCCAAGTGCGATGCAAGTGTATCTCGAAGTCCTGAAAGAAGTCCTGTCTTGCGTCGAAAGCATCGCGattcttctcccgcctcctgTCTGGGTCGCCGTCGCGGCGAAGCAGATGCAGCTGCACCCTAGGGTGGTTGCCGCATACGAAGAGGCATCCGAAACGCAGTCCTTCGAAGACGCAGGGTGTTTCACTTCCTTGGGCTCTTTCACCACGGCGAAAAGGGCACAGACCGCAGCGCGCCACACTCCGTTCTCAGACGAGACAGCCGgcaagagtggagaggaggagggaacCCGAGCGTCTCGGGAGCAACGCCGATCTGCGGCCGACGCACAGGAGCGCCCTTCCAGAGCTTCAACTGCCTCGAATCGACTGTacgcgctgcttctgctgggCAGAATGCTCGTCACAGTCGACGCCTCGAAGACAGGAGCACGCGCCCGCGGGGAgtggcgagagcgagacgctTCGTTCTGCGTAGACTTGATTGGCGAGGTTCTTCAGACCGCTTTGCAGGGTGACGGGTCGGCGCAGACAGACTGCTTCGAGACCGCCTcggcagcgacagaagacgctCGCGCCTTCTTTGCCGGCCATGACACTGTCAGAGGATCCGGAGGCGCCTCAGACTCGAAAGCCGCCGACGCACATCTCGCCTTTGTCGCGGTCGCCGCAGCGAGCGTTGTGACCGCATGCAGGGACAGTTGCCCCTTGCGATGGCCTCGACTCTTTGCCATTCTCTTGAGGCTGAGAGTCGCTGACAGTGTGCCTTCCCGCCTCGTCGACACACTC attcaTTTGCTGTCTGTGTACAGCGGCCAGGCGCCGCTCAACATGTACTGCGCCTACTTGGCGGCGTTTCTTGAGGCGGATCAGGAACCGGCATGTAGGCTGAACGGTGCTTCAGAGCCATCATCTCCTGAGAGCAGCCTCGTAGCCCCTTGGGCGCTCAGTGACCCTCGTCGACTGATCCTTCTGCACGCTCTTCAGCAGCTGAGAGTCTTTTCCGCGCGTTCGTCTGTACCACGTTTCTCAGTGGACGGTTTGCAGGGACAAAGCCTTTCTTGGGAGCAGACGGAAGAAGGTCTGAGGGCCTCAGAAACCGCTGAGGAAGCCTCGGCTCGAAACGCCTTCACTCGGGGAGTCACCACAGGTGGtgttgcttctcctccaaTCTTGTCGTCTCGCGCTGCCGCCACGACTTTCGGGGAGGccggagaagggagaaagacagaaggagagcgggcgcatgcagagatacAATTAACgttgaagaagacgcaaaacTCTGAGGCCCAATCTCAGCTGAATCTCGACTGGGTGCCaggccttctctgcgtcttgaAAACACAGGCTTGTCCCGACACCGTGGCGCCTGCTGTCCGCGTAGAcactctcgctcttctctttgagCTCTACGCAAATCCAGAGCTCTCTTCCACTTGCCTCAA AAAGTACGCGCCGTTCGTCGTCGGCACCCTCCTTCTTCCAAACCTCCGGTGGAGACCAGGTGAAGCCAATGCAAAACTACGAAAG gctgctctcgcctgtctcgcaGCCGTGATGGACTCCCTCACGGGGTCCGCAGAGTCAGAACATTCGGCAGGAGTCGCgggtccttcttctgcttcttgtgcgtcctcttcgtctctgtcttggACGGAAGACTCCTCAGAAGACGGGGGCTCTGAAGACCTCATGTTCGGCATCCCGAAGCTTGATCCGCAGGACGGCCTCGCGACGCAGACTGAGCTGGGCGCCGGAAGTCCGGTTCCACTTCTAAAACCTCTCCTGCCCTGCTTGCTGAGCTGCCTGGAGGACGACGGACAGCCGGACACCCGGCGGTTGACTGCGGACGTTCTCGCTCGACTTTTCTCGCAGCTTCGAGGTTCTCTGCGCTCCTCCAGCTTCGGCGTCTCGTTTGCCTGCACGAGCGAAGCGGAACTCTTTCCATCGCCGCCCGCGAATCACCGGACTCCTCCCCAGCGTCGAGAGTGCGAACAGAACGCGTCTTCCCCTCCGTCAGGTAGAAGCCAGGTCGTTCGCGGTCGCCGAGACCGGAGCTATGTCGCTCTCTGTTCAGCTCTCTATGTGGCGCTGCTTCAGCGCCTCgacgacgcgagagaggaagtccGTTGCGCGGCAGCACAGGCGATCTGCGAaatgcttctgcttcttgtcGAGATAGAGGGAGacccagaagaagacgcagcggagtcgagaaacgcttcttcagagagaggagaagacgacccAGTGCCCTCTGCGCTCGGGAGAGACACCTGTCTCGACGGTGAATctgagggagaagactcGACGAAGGGTGAAGGCTCTGGAGTCTTCAgtgcgagaggagaaacaaccTCAAAAG acgacaaagacgaagaccTGGCGGCGACCGTCACAACAGCCATGAAACTCGCTGGACATCTTGATGCTGAACTTCTTCGCCGA gaagtCACCGCCGCTGTCGGGCAGTGTCTGTACTCCGAGCGATACGAAGCTCTCGCAGAATTTGCGGAGACTTTgctcgaggaaaaagacgcagGTTTAGCACACTCTGTCGCGTAA
- a CDS encoding PIG-P protein (encoded by transcript TGME49_207980~Signal peptide predicted by SignalP 2.0 HMM (probability 0.626) with cleavage site probability 0.193 at residue 129~Predicted trans-membrane domain (TMHMM2.0):253-276:292-315) — translation MLPSSRLPPLSYSSSLSSSVPSFSSFSASPSSSASSSVSSSPSFQSPPSSAGSSSRPSPQSSSLSSSLSSSLSSSLSSSLSSSLSSSLSSSLSSSLSSSLSSSVPFSASSSPSASEWAALPSAPDLSAAEYSNASRLNCVVGAPAEPPACLLASLRAPLRLPDGAPTASALSSCVSSPFLSPLAAPAFPENPRSWPQSPSFRVQGPRANVLTPCRSNQLTRRRLSCHSADSVRAADAASSVCGVAESPEMSAEVYGFVSWIASFAAFLFFFLWAVVPHRYFHQVSITYLVDPYWALAFPVILLICLATTFFLYTASTLLKTQPLESFSLLPGRAHLAAMPDKMTAILWSAADLSSQAIVDIATKRKKCYEDPSSVLPSPPPRRIQVPEIYDLPPGALNRIMFPLAVE, via the exons ATGCTGCCCTCTTCCCGTCTCCCTCCGCTTTCAtattcctcctctctctcttcctctgtgccttctttttcctcgttttctgcctctccatcttcttctgcttcttcctctgtatCTTCTTCACCGTCCTTCCAGTCTCCGCCGTCTTCCGCTGGCTCGTCTTCTCGACCCTCTCCtcagtcttcctctctctcttcctctctctcttcctctctctcttcctctctctcttcttctctctcttcttctctctcttcttctctctcgtcttctctttcttcttctctctcttcctctctctcgtcttctgttccgttctctgcgtcttcttccccgtctgcGTCTGAGTGGGCTGCTTTGCCTTCCGCTCCGGACTTGTCTGCGGCAGAGTACTCGAACGCCTCTCGCTTGAACTGCGTGGTTGGCGCGCCGGCGGAGCCTCCTGCCTGTCTGCTTGCCTCGCTGCGCGCTCCTCTCCGGCTGCCGGACGGCGCGCCCACTGCCTCGGCGCTCTCTTCGTGCGTCTCTTCGCCATTTCTGTCGCCACTCGCGGCGCCTGCGTTTCCAGAGAATCCTCGTTCCTGGCCGCAGAGTCCGAGCTTCCGAGTCCAAGGCCCTCGCGCGAACGTCCTCACGCCCTGCCGGAGCAACCAGTTGACGCGTCGACGGCTATCCTGTCACTCCGCGGACTCCGTTCGAGCTGCGGATGCAgcgtcgtctgtctgcgGCGTCGCTGAAAGTCCCGAAATGTCGGCCGAGGTCTACGGCTTCGTCTCTTGGATCGCCTCCTTCGcggccttcctcttcttcttcctctgggCCGTCGTCCCCCACAGATACTTCCACCAGGTCTCCATCACCTACCTCGTCGACCC GTACTGGGCTCTCGCGTTCCCCGTCATTCTCTTGATCTGTCTTGCGACaaccttcttcctctacaCAGCTTCGACTCTGCTGAAGACGCAGCCTCTGGAGTCCTTCAGTCTTCTCCCGG GTCGCGCACACCTCGCCGCCATGCCCGACAAAATGACTGCAATTCTCTGGAGCGCAGCAGACCTCTCCTCCCAAGCGATCGTCGACATCGCCACCAAGCGCAAGAAATGCTACGAAGATCCTTCCTCGgttctgccttctcctcctccccgGCGCATTCAAGTACCGGAGATCTACGACCTCCCGCCGGGCGCTCTCAACAGGATCATGTTCCCTCTTGCTGTCGAGTAA